A single region of the Anas platyrhynchos isolate ZD024472 breed Pekin duck chromosome 6, IASCAAS_PekinDuck_T2T, whole genome shotgun sequence genome encodes:
- the ADAMTS14 gene encoding A disintegrin and metalloproteinase with thrombospondin motifs 14 isoform X1: protein MDYLRLVLSCLVPLHGCLAAAGAPELLLSGKLSEYGVIVPFSADCRGRFLSHVVSGGAAVARAAEATCPPSPSPSPSRRRVPRDALHGSPRRGGAAGRSLYFNVTVFGKELHLRLRPNLRLVPPGAVAEWQEDFGVLFREPLRHRCLFTGDVTGMPGAAVAISNCDGLAGLIRTDSTEFFIEPLERGQQETEARGRAHVVYRRSAIRQHLRAEVPGVRVGELPNSLELLEERLGEAERKRRHARKDDYNIEVLLAVDDSVVRFHGKEHVQNYVLTLMNIVDEIYHDESLGVHINIVLVRMIMVGYRQSVSLIERGNPSRSLEQVCRWAHSQQRSDPEHAEHHDHAVFLTRQDFGPAGMQGYAPVTGMCHPLRSCTLNHEDGFSSAFVVAHETGHVLGMEHDGQGNRCADETSMGSIMAPLVQAAFHRYHWSRCSKQELNRYIHSYDCLLDDPFEHQWPVLPELPGINYSMDEQCRFDFGVGYKTCTAFRTFDPCKQLWCSHPDNPYFCKTKKGPPLDGTECSSGKWCFKGHCIWKTSEQLYSQDGGWSSWSKFGSCSRTCGGGVRSRSRSCTDPPPAYGGRHCPGATYEHQVCNSEECPGPYEDFRAQQCSKRNSYYTHDNSKHAWLPYEHHDDAQKCELICQSEGTGDVVFMNQVVHDGTRCSYRDPYSICVRGECVHVGCDKEVGSLKQEDKCGVCGGDNSHCRTVKGTLAKTPKQQVGLLKMFEIPAGARHVQIEEMEPASHSIAVKNQATGNFILNAKGKEAKSKAFIEMGLEWEYTIEDGKESLKTSGPLHEAISVLVVPREEEESRSSLMYRYIIHEDLLPMIGNNNVLLEEMDSYEWALKSWSQCSKACGGGIQYTKYGCRRKSDNRMVHRNLCDNGKKPKPIRRRCNPQECSQPAWVAEEWGACSKSCGKLGLQARAVQCVQRLRDGTNRTLHAKYCSGERPETRRPCGRLPCPAQWRTGAWSQCSASCGDGVQQRQVVCKGSESGGRCHGDKPEAVRGCHVSVCPGKPSSITASTDTSDHVTPGGQWVPQEGPKNPVSKISPREPCLGDKSIFCQMEVLARYCSIPGYNKLCCESCGKKASVTASPPGTPHSSPAGTPGPTSPLPPGSPGPGAPGVGATAGTPAPSEPSEGTQGEGRGHAAR, encoded by the exons ATGGATTATCTGCGGCTGGTGCTCTCCTGCCTCGTCCCCCTGCACGGCTGCTTGGCCGCCGCCGGTGCCCCAG AGCTCCTGCTGTCCGGCAAGCTGAGCGAGTATGGCGTGATCGTGCCCTTCAGCGCCGATTGCCGGGGCCGCTTCCTCTCGCACGTGGTGTCCGGCGGCGCGGCGGTGGCCAGGGCGGCCGAAGCCACCTgccccccgtccccgtccccatccccgtcccgcCGCCGCGTCCCCCGCGACGCCCTGCATGGGTCcccgcggcgcggcggggccgccggcCGCTCGCTCTACTTCAACGTCACCGTCTTCGGCAAGGAGCTGCACCTCCGCCTGCGGCCCAACCTGCGCCTCGTGCCGCCGGGCGCCGTGGCCGAGTGGCAGGAGGACTTCGGGGTGCTCTTCCGAGAGCCCCTCCGCCACCGCTGCCTCTTCACCGGGGACGTCACCGGCATGCCCGGCGCCGCCGTGGCCATCAGCAACTGCGACGGGCTG GCCGGGCTGATTCGGACGGACAGCACCGAGTTCTTCATCGAGCCGCTGGAGCGGGGGCAGCAGGAGACGGAGGCGCGCGGCAGGGCCCACGTGGTGTACCGCCGCTCCGCCATCCGGCAGCACCTCCGCGCCGAAG TGCCCGGGGTGCGGGTGGGCGAGCTCCCCAActccctggagctgctggaggagcggCTGGGCGAGGCGGAGCGCAAGAGGCGTCACGCCAGGAAGGACGACTACAACATCGAGGTCCTGCTGGCGGTGGACGACTCGGTGGTGCGCTTCCACGGGAAGGAGCACGTCCAGAACTACGTCCTCACCCTCATGAACATC gtGGATGAAATTTATCACGACGAGTCCCTGGGCGTTCACATCAACATCGTGCTGGTCAGGATGATCATGGTGGGATACCGCCAG TCAGTCAGCCTGATAGAGCGAGGGAACCCATCCCGCAGCTTGGAGCAGGTCTGCCGCTGGGCTCACTCGCAGCAGCGCTCCGACCCGGAGCACGCCGAGCACCACGACCACGCCGTGTTCCTCACCAGGCAAGATTTTGGTCCCGCAGGTATGCAAG gCTACGCGCCGGTGACGGGGATGTGCCACCCGCTCCGCAGCTGCACCCTCAACCACGAGGACGGCTTCTCCTCCGCCTTCGTGGTCGCCCACGAGACCGGCCACGT GTTGGGCATGGAGCACGATGGCCAAGGCAACCGGTGCGCCGACGAGACCAGTATGGGGAGCATCATGGCACCACTGGTGCAGGCTGCCTTCCACCGCTACCACTGGTCCCGCTGCAGCAAGCAGGAGCTCAACCGCTACATCCA TTCCTACGACTGCCTTCTGGACGACCCCTTTGAGCACCAGTGGCCCGTGCTCCCCGAGCTGCCGGGCATCAACTACTCCATGGACGAGCAGTGCCGTTTCGATTTCGGCGTGGGCTACAAAACCTGCACGGCA TTCCGCACCTTCGACCCCTGCAAGCAGCTGTGGTGCAGCCACCCGGACAACCCCTACTTCTGCAAGACCAAGAAGGGGCCTCCCTTGGATGGCACCGAGTGCTCCTCGGGCAAG TGGTGCTTCAAGGGCCACTGCATCTGGAAGACGTCGGAGCAGCTGTACAGCCAGGATGGTGGCTGGAGCTCCTGGTCCAAGTTCGGCTCCTGCTCCAGGACCTGCGGCGGCGGCGTGCGCTCCCGCAGCCGGAGCTGCACCGACCCGCC TCCTGCTTATGGTGGGCGCCACTGCCCAGGAGCCACCTATGAGCACCAAGTGTGCAACAGCGAGGAGTGCCCGGGGCCCTACGAGGATTTCCGTGCCCAGCAGTGCTCCAAGCGCAACTCCTACTACACCCACGACAACAGCAAGCACGCGTGGCTGCCCTACGAGCATCACGACG ATGCCCAGAAGTGCGAGCTGATCTGCCAGTCCGAGGGGACGGGGGACGTGGTGTTCATGAACCAGGTTGTTCACGACGGTACCAGGTGCAGCTACCGGGACCCCTACAGCATCTGTGTCCGGGGCGAGTGCGTG CACGTCGGCTGCGACAAGGAGGTGGGCTCCCTGAAGCAGGAGGACAAGTGCGGGGTCTGCGGCGGGGACAACTCCCACTGCCGGACGGTGAAGGGCACCTTGGCCAAGACCCCCaagcagcagg TGGGTCTTCTGAAGATGTTTGAGATTCCTGCTGGGGCGAGGCACGTGCAGATAGAAGAGATGGAGCCGGCATCCCACAGCATCG ctgttaagAATCAAGCTACGGGTAACTTCATCCTTAATGCCAAGGgcaaagaagccaaaagcaaaGCGTTCATTGAGATGGGCTTGGAGTGGGAATATACCATTGAAGATGGCAAGGAGAGCCTGAAAACCAGCGGCCCTCTGCACGAAGCCATCAGCGTTTTG GTCGTCCctcgggaggaggaggagtcgCGAAGCAGCCTGATGTACAGGTACATCATCCACGAGGACCTGCTGCCGATGATCGGGAACAACAacgtgctgctggaggagatggACTCCTACGAGTGGGCCCTCAAGAGCTGGTCTCAGTGCTCCAAGGCGTGCGGAGGAG GCATCCAGTACACCAAGTATGGCTGCCGGCGGAAGAGCGACAACCGCATGGTGCACAGGAACCTGTGCGACAACGGCAAGAAGCCCAAGCCCATCCGCCGGCGGTGCAACCCGCAGGAGTGCTCCCAGCCTGC CTGGGTGGCCGAGGAGTGGGGCGCCTGCAGCAAGTCCTGCGGcaagctggggctgcaggcgcGGGCCGTGCAGTGCGTGCAGCGCCTGCGGGACGGCACCAACCGCACCCTGCACGCCAAGTACTGCAGCGGCGAGCGGCCGGAGACACGCCGGCCCTGCGGCCGCCTGCCCTGCCCGGCGCAGTGGAGGACAGGAGCCTGGTCGCAG TGCTCGGCCAGCTGTGGGGACGGCGTGCAGCAGCGGCAGGTGGTCTGCAAGGGCAGTGAGAGCGGTGGGCGCTGCCACGGGGACAAGCCGGAGGCTGTCCGGGGCTGCCACGTGTCCGTCTGTCCGG GGAAGCCCTCCAGCATCACGGCCAGCACCGACACCAGCGACCACGTCACGCCCGGAGGGCAGTGGGTGCCCCAGGAGGGGCCCAAAAACCCCGTTAGCAAGATCTCCCCCA GGGAGCCCTGCCTCGGGGACAAGTCCATCTTCTGCCAGATGGAGGTCCTGGCCCGCTACTGCTCCATCCCCGGCTACAACAAGCTGTGCTGCGAGTCCTGCGGCAAGAAAGCCTCCGTCACCGCCTCGCCTCCTGGTACCCCCCACAGCTCCCCCGCAGGAACCCCCGGCCCCACTTCCCCGCTGCCCCCTGGCTCCCCAGGGCCGGGGGCACCTGGGGTGGGTGCCACCGCCGGGACCCCAGCCCCAAGCGAGCCATCGGAGGGGACACAGGGCGAGGGCAGGGGCCATGCAGCCAGGTAA
- the ADAMTS14 gene encoding A disintegrin and metalloproteinase with thrombospondin motifs 14 isoform X2: MDYLRLVLSCLVPLHGCLAAAGAPELLLSGKLSEYGVIVPFSADCRGRFLSHVVSGGAAVARAAEATCPPSPSPSPSRRRVPRDALHGSPRRGGAAGRSLYFNVTVFGKELHLRLRPNLRLVPPGAVAEWQEDFGVLFREPLRHRCLFTGDVTGMPGAAVAISNCDGLAGLIRTDSTEFFIEPLERGQQETEARGRAHVVYRRSAIRQHLRAEVPGVRVGELPNSLELLEERLGEAERKRRHARKDDYNIEVLLAVDDSVVRFHGKEHVQNYVLTLMNIVDEIYHDESLGVHINIVLVRMIMVGYRQSVSLIERGNPSRSLEQVCRWAHSQQRSDPEHAEHHDHAVFLTRQDFGPAGYAPVTGMCHPLRSCTLNHEDGFSSAFVVAHETGHVLGMEHDGQGNRCADETSMGSIMAPLVQAAFHRYHWSRCSKQELNRYIHSYDCLLDDPFEHQWPVLPELPGINYSMDEQCRFDFGVGYKTCTAFRTFDPCKQLWCSHPDNPYFCKTKKGPPLDGTECSSGKWCFKGHCIWKTSEQLYSQDGGWSSWSKFGSCSRTCGGGVRSRSRSCTDPPPAYGGRHCPGATYEHQVCNSEECPGPYEDFRAQQCSKRNSYYTHDNSKHAWLPYEHHDDAQKCELICQSEGTGDVVFMNQVVHDGTRCSYRDPYSICVRGECVHVGCDKEVGSLKQEDKCGVCGGDNSHCRTVKGTLAKTPKQQVGLLKMFEIPAGARHVQIEEMEPASHSIAVKNQATGNFILNAKGKEAKSKAFIEMGLEWEYTIEDGKESLKTSGPLHEAISVLVVPREEEESRSSLMYRYIIHEDLLPMIGNNNVLLEEMDSYEWALKSWSQCSKACGGGIQYTKYGCRRKSDNRMVHRNLCDNGKKPKPIRRRCNPQECSQPAWVAEEWGACSKSCGKLGLQARAVQCVQRLRDGTNRTLHAKYCSGERPETRRPCGRLPCPAQWRTGAWSQCSASCGDGVQQRQVVCKGSESGGRCHGDKPEAVRGCHVSVCPGKPSSITASTDTSDHVTPGGQWVPQEGPKNPVSKISPREPCLGDKSIFCQMEVLARYCSIPGYNKLCCESCGKKASVTASPPGTPHSSPAGTPGPTSPLPPGSPGPGAPGVGATAGTPAPSEPSEGTQGEGRGHAAR; the protein is encoded by the exons ATGGATTATCTGCGGCTGGTGCTCTCCTGCCTCGTCCCCCTGCACGGCTGCTTGGCCGCCGCCGGTGCCCCAG AGCTCCTGCTGTCCGGCAAGCTGAGCGAGTATGGCGTGATCGTGCCCTTCAGCGCCGATTGCCGGGGCCGCTTCCTCTCGCACGTGGTGTCCGGCGGCGCGGCGGTGGCCAGGGCGGCCGAAGCCACCTgccccccgtccccgtccccatccccgtcccgcCGCCGCGTCCCCCGCGACGCCCTGCATGGGTCcccgcggcgcggcggggccgccggcCGCTCGCTCTACTTCAACGTCACCGTCTTCGGCAAGGAGCTGCACCTCCGCCTGCGGCCCAACCTGCGCCTCGTGCCGCCGGGCGCCGTGGCCGAGTGGCAGGAGGACTTCGGGGTGCTCTTCCGAGAGCCCCTCCGCCACCGCTGCCTCTTCACCGGGGACGTCACCGGCATGCCCGGCGCCGCCGTGGCCATCAGCAACTGCGACGGGCTG GCCGGGCTGATTCGGACGGACAGCACCGAGTTCTTCATCGAGCCGCTGGAGCGGGGGCAGCAGGAGACGGAGGCGCGCGGCAGGGCCCACGTGGTGTACCGCCGCTCCGCCATCCGGCAGCACCTCCGCGCCGAAG TGCCCGGGGTGCGGGTGGGCGAGCTCCCCAActccctggagctgctggaggagcggCTGGGCGAGGCGGAGCGCAAGAGGCGTCACGCCAGGAAGGACGACTACAACATCGAGGTCCTGCTGGCGGTGGACGACTCGGTGGTGCGCTTCCACGGGAAGGAGCACGTCCAGAACTACGTCCTCACCCTCATGAACATC gtGGATGAAATTTATCACGACGAGTCCCTGGGCGTTCACATCAACATCGTGCTGGTCAGGATGATCATGGTGGGATACCGCCAG TCAGTCAGCCTGATAGAGCGAGGGAACCCATCCCGCAGCTTGGAGCAGGTCTGCCGCTGGGCTCACTCGCAGCAGCGCTCCGACCCGGAGCACGCCGAGCACCACGACCACGCCGTGTTCCTCACCAGGCAAGATTTTGGTCCCGCAG gCTACGCGCCGGTGACGGGGATGTGCCACCCGCTCCGCAGCTGCACCCTCAACCACGAGGACGGCTTCTCCTCCGCCTTCGTGGTCGCCCACGAGACCGGCCACGT GTTGGGCATGGAGCACGATGGCCAAGGCAACCGGTGCGCCGACGAGACCAGTATGGGGAGCATCATGGCACCACTGGTGCAGGCTGCCTTCCACCGCTACCACTGGTCCCGCTGCAGCAAGCAGGAGCTCAACCGCTACATCCA TTCCTACGACTGCCTTCTGGACGACCCCTTTGAGCACCAGTGGCCCGTGCTCCCCGAGCTGCCGGGCATCAACTACTCCATGGACGAGCAGTGCCGTTTCGATTTCGGCGTGGGCTACAAAACCTGCACGGCA TTCCGCACCTTCGACCCCTGCAAGCAGCTGTGGTGCAGCCACCCGGACAACCCCTACTTCTGCAAGACCAAGAAGGGGCCTCCCTTGGATGGCACCGAGTGCTCCTCGGGCAAG TGGTGCTTCAAGGGCCACTGCATCTGGAAGACGTCGGAGCAGCTGTACAGCCAGGATGGTGGCTGGAGCTCCTGGTCCAAGTTCGGCTCCTGCTCCAGGACCTGCGGCGGCGGCGTGCGCTCCCGCAGCCGGAGCTGCACCGACCCGCC TCCTGCTTATGGTGGGCGCCACTGCCCAGGAGCCACCTATGAGCACCAAGTGTGCAACAGCGAGGAGTGCCCGGGGCCCTACGAGGATTTCCGTGCCCAGCAGTGCTCCAAGCGCAACTCCTACTACACCCACGACAACAGCAAGCACGCGTGGCTGCCCTACGAGCATCACGACG ATGCCCAGAAGTGCGAGCTGATCTGCCAGTCCGAGGGGACGGGGGACGTGGTGTTCATGAACCAGGTTGTTCACGACGGTACCAGGTGCAGCTACCGGGACCCCTACAGCATCTGTGTCCGGGGCGAGTGCGTG CACGTCGGCTGCGACAAGGAGGTGGGCTCCCTGAAGCAGGAGGACAAGTGCGGGGTCTGCGGCGGGGACAACTCCCACTGCCGGACGGTGAAGGGCACCTTGGCCAAGACCCCCaagcagcagg TGGGTCTTCTGAAGATGTTTGAGATTCCTGCTGGGGCGAGGCACGTGCAGATAGAAGAGATGGAGCCGGCATCCCACAGCATCG ctgttaagAATCAAGCTACGGGTAACTTCATCCTTAATGCCAAGGgcaaagaagccaaaagcaaaGCGTTCATTGAGATGGGCTTGGAGTGGGAATATACCATTGAAGATGGCAAGGAGAGCCTGAAAACCAGCGGCCCTCTGCACGAAGCCATCAGCGTTTTG GTCGTCCctcgggaggaggaggagtcgCGAAGCAGCCTGATGTACAGGTACATCATCCACGAGGACCTGCTGCCGATGATCGGGAACAACAacgtgctgctggaggagatggACTCCTACGAGTGGGCCCTCAAGAGCTGGTCTCAGTGCTCCAAGGCGTGCGGAGGAG GCATCCAGTACACCAAGTATGGCTGCCGGCGGAAGAGCGACAACCGCATGGTGCACAGGAACCTGTGCGACAACGGCAAGAAGCCCAAGCCCATCCGCCGGCGGTGCAACCCGCAGGAGTGCTCCCAGCCTGC CTGGGTGGCCGAGGAGTGGGGCGCCTGCAGCAAGTCCTGCGGcaagctggggctgcaggcgcGGGCCGTGCAGTGCGTGCAGCGCCTGCGGGACGGCACCAACCGCACCCTGCACGCCAAGTACTGCAGCGGCGAGCGGCCGGAGACACGCCGGCCCTGCGGCCGCCTGCCCTGCCCGGCGCAGTGGAGGACAGGAGCCTGGTCGCAG TGCTCGGCCAGCTGTGGGGACGGCGTGCAGCAGCGGCAGGTGGTCTGCAAGGGCAGTGAGAGCGGTGGGCGCTGCCACGGGGACAAGCCGGAGGCTGTCCGGGGCTGCCACGTGTCCGTCTGTCCGG GGAAGCCCTCCAGCATCACGGCCAGCACCGACACCAGCGACCACGTCACGCCCGGAGGGCAGTGGGTGCCCCAGGAGGGGCCCAAAAACCCCGTTAGCAAGATCTCCCCCA GGGAGCCCTGCCTCGGGGACAAGTCCATCTTCTGCCAGATGGAGGTCCTGGCCCGCTACTGCTCCATCCCCGGCTACAACAAGCTGTGCTGCGAGTCCTGCGGCAAGAAAGCCTCCGTCACCGCCTCGCCTCCTGGTACCCCCCACAGCTCCCCCGCAGGAACCCCCGGCCCCACTTCCCCGCTGCCCCCTGGCTCCCCAGGGCCGGGGGCACCTGGGGTGGGTGCCACCGCCGGGACCCCAGCCCCAAGCGAGCCATCGGAGGGGACACAGGGCGAGGGCAGGGGCCATGCAGCCAGGTAA